A single region of the Ptychodera flava strain L36383 chromosome 9, AS_Pfla_20210202, whole genome shotgun sequence genome encodes:
- the LOC139140762 gene encoding dual specificity protein phosphatase 19-like encodes MSFLQDVKAFSQKSLRRVDTKVTTTGGQKFVEKRLESGKFTLSDTGERCLGFCGDYKPDLQVVDVRPWLLLSSQDVAAELPLLRQHKVTHILNVASLVDNHFENEFKYLKLNILDLPETDITSYFDQCFQFIDGAKTSGGVALIHCNAGVSRSVSIIVAYLMTTEKIPMEESMRQLKQVRPAVGPNQGFKQQLQQYEKQVLQ; translated from the exons ATGAGTTTTTTGCAAGACGTAAAGGCGTTTTCTCAAAAGTCTCTGCGAAGAGTTGACACGAAAGTTACAACGACTGGTGGTCAAAAGTTTGTAGAGAAACGTCTGGAGAGTGGGAAGTTTACTTTGTCCGACACCGGAGAACGATGTCTAGGGTTTTGCGGCGATTACAAGCCCGATCTTCAGGTCGTTGACGTCAGACCATGGCTTTTACTCA GTTCCCAAGATGTAGCAGCGGAACTACCATTGTTACGCCAGCACAAGGTGACACACATACTGAATGTGGCATCGTTGGTGGACaaccattttgaaaatgaattcaAGTATTTAAAACTGAACATTTTAGATTTGCCAGAGACTGACATCACTAG CTACTTTGATCAGTGTTTTCAATTTATTGATGGCGCTAAAACCAGCGGTGGAGTTGCACTGATTCATTGTAATGCTGGCGTTTCTAGATCAGTCAGTATAATTGTGGCTTACTTGATGACAACAGAGAAGATCCCCATGGAAGAGAGTATGCGACAACTGAAGCAAGTCAGGCCAGCTGTGGGACCCAACCAGGGTTTTAAACAACAACTCCAGCAGTATGAAAAACAGGTTTTGCAGTGA
- the LOC139140763 gene encoding LOW QUALITY PROTEIN: INO80 complex subunit C-like (The sequence of the model RefSeq protein was modified relative to this genomic sequence to represent the inferred CDS: inserted 1 base in 1 codon) — protein sequence MAAPSPKSRARRNNKRPASPGSASLPGKKKRTLTPSSSAADLESLDSRSSSPAVSELGHRIFPFKDASFIHRANTTQGKKRLWKSLKQIAASERALPWQPDDPTYSSIEAPPSXKPAKKYSDLSGLHANYTDPHTKIRYSSTEEFARIRMLPMDIVSGYLALRKANTPVP from the exons ATGGCTGCCCCTAGTCCTAAATCGCGAGCTAGGCGAAATAACAAGCGACCTGCCAGTCCCGGCTCCGCGAGTTTACCAGGAAAAAAGAAAAGGACCCTAACG CCATCAAGTTCAGCTGCTGATTTGGAAAGCCTGGACTCCAGATCATCAAGTCCAGCAGTATCAGAACTTGGCCATCGGATATTTCCTTTTAAAGATGCAAGTTTCATT CACAGAGCCAATACTACCCAGGGTAAGAAGAGGCTGTGGAAAAGCTTAAAACAAATTGCAGCATCGGAGCGagcattgccatggcaaccagaTGATCCTACAT ACAGCAGTATAGAGGCACCGCCAT TCaagccagccaagaaatactcTGACCTATCAGGTCTTCAT GCAAACTACACGGACCCTCACACTAAAATCCGATATTCCAGCACAGAAGAGTTTGCCAGGATACGAATGTTGCCGATGGACATTGTGTCTGGATATCTTGCATTGAGGAAAGCAAATACACCCGTACCATGA